From Salvia splendens isolate huo1 chromosome 3, SspV2, whole genome shotgun sequence, a single genomic window includes:
- the LOC121795465 gene encoding cell division control protein 48 homolog E-like → MSQPESSDSKGTKRDFSTAILERKKAPNRLVVDEAVNDDNSVVSIHPDTMEKLQLFRGDTILIKGKKRNDTVCIALADDTCDEPKIRMNKVVRNNLRVRLGDVVSVHQCADVKYGKRVHILPIDDTVEGVTGNLFDAYLKPYFLEAYRPVRKGDLFLVRGGMRSVEFKIIETDPVEYCVVAPDTEIFCEGEPVKREDENRLDEVGYDDVGGVRKQMAQIRELVELPLRHPQLFKSIGVKPPKGILLYGPPGSGKTLIARAVANETGAFFFVINGPEIMSKLAGESESNLRKAFEEAEKNAPSIIFIDEIDSIAPKREKTNGEVERRIVSQLLTLMDGLKARAHIIVIGATNRPNSIDPALRRFGRFDREIDIGVPDEVGRLEVLRIHTKNMKLAEDVNLERISKDTHGYVGADLAALCTEAALQCIREKMDVIDLEDDTIDAEILNSMAVTNEHFQTALGTSNPSALRETVVEVPNVSWEDIGGLTNVKRELQETVQYPVEHPEKFEKFGMSPSKGVLFYGPPGCGKTLLAKAIANECQANFISVKGPELLTMWFGESEANVREIFDKARQSAPCVLFFDELDSIATQRGSSQGDAGGAADRVLNQLLTEMDGMNAKKTVFIIGATNRPDIIDAALLRPGRLDQLIYIPLPDEESRLQIFKACLRKSPIAKDVDLTVLAKYTQGFSGADITEICQRACKYAIRENIEKDIEKERRSRDNPEAMEEDVDDEVAEIRASHFEESMKYARRSVSDADIRKYQSFAQTLQQSRGFGSEFRFADNTSGSTAADPFAAPTAAADDDDLYN, encoded by the exons ATGAGTCAACCGGAATCATCCGATTC TAAGGGTACAAAGAGGGATTTTAGTACTGCGATCTTGGAGAGGAAAAAGGCGCCGAATCGGCTGGTGGTGGATGAGGCTGTCAACGATGATAATTCGGTGGTGTCTATTCACCCTGATACGATGGAAAAGCTCCAGCTTTTCCGCGGTGACACCATCTTGATCAAG GGCAAGAAAAGAAATGATACAGTGTGCATTGCCCTTGCTGATGATACCTGTGATGAACCAAAGATCCGAATGAACAAGGTTGTCAGAAATAACCTCAGGGTTAGGCTTGGTGATGTGGTCTCCGTGCATCAGTGTGCTGATGTGAAGTATGGGAAGCGTGTCCACATACTTCCCATTGATGACACAGTTGAAGGGGTTACTGGGAATCTGTTTGATGCCTACCTGAAGC CATATTTCTTGGAGGCTTATCGGCCAGTGAGAAAAGGTGACCTGTTCCTTGTCAGGGGTGGGATGAGAAGTGTAGAGTTTAAAATTATCGAGACTGATCCTGTGGAGTACTGTGTAGTTGCTCCTGATACTGAGATCTTTTGTGAGGGAGAGCCTGTTAAAAGGGAGGATGAGAATCGATTGGATGAGGTTGGCTATGATGATGTTGGTGGTGTCCGCAAGCAGATGGCTCAGATTCGTGAGCTGGTAGAGCTGCCACTGAGGCACCCACAGCTTTTCAAATCAATTGGTGTCAAGCCTCCAAAAGGAATACTGCTCTATGGACCTCCAGGATCTGGAAAGACCTTAATTGCCCGAGCTGTGGCCAATGAGACTGGTGCTTTCTTCTTTGTTATCAATGGACCAGAAATTATGTCTAAGTTGGCAGGAGAAAGTGAAAGCAATCTCAGGAAGGCTTTTGAAGAAGCTGAGAAGAATGCACCATCCATCATATTCATTgatgaaattgattcaattgcACCCAAGAGGGAGAAAACCAATGGGGAGGTTGAGAGGAGAATTGTTTCGCAACTGTTGACATTGATGGATGGTCTGAAAGCCCGTGCCCATATTATTGTCATTGGTGCTACAAACCGTCCCAATAGCATTGACCCTGCCCTTCGGAGGTTTGGTAGGTTTGACAGGGAAATAGACATTGGTGTTCCTGATGAAGTTGGGCGTCTCGAGGTTCTCCGCATCCACACAAAGAACATGAAGCTTGCTGAGGAT GTTAATTTGGAAAGGATTTCCAAGGACACACACGGCTATGTTGGTGCTGACTTAGCTGCATTGTGCACTGAGGCCGCCCTTCAATGCATCAGGGAGAAGATGGATGTGATTGATTTGGAAGATGACACCATTGATGCAGAGATACTAAATTCCATGGCTGTTACCAATGAGCACTTCCAGACTGCTCTTGGAACAAGCAATCCATCTGCTTTACGTGAAACA GTTGTTGAAGTGCCTAATGTTAGCTGGGAAGATATTGGAGGCCTTACAAATGTAAAGCGTGAACTCCAAGAG ACTGTTCAATACCCAGTGGAGCATCCTGAGAAGTTTGAAAAGTTTGGCATGTCACCTTCCAAGGGAGTGCTTTTCTACGGCCCTCCTGGATGTGGAAAGACTTTACTGGCCAAGGCTATTGCGAATGAATGTCAGGCAAATTTCATCAGTGTCAAGGGCCCTGAGTTGCTGACTATGTGGTTTGGTGAGAGTGAGGCCAATGTTAGGGAAATTTTTGATAAGGCTCGTCAGTCTGCTccttgtgttttgttttttgatgAACTGGACTCAATTGCAACTCAG AGAGGAAGCAGCCAAGGAGATGCCGGTGGTGCTGCTGACCGGGTATTGAATCAGCTCCTGACTGAAATGGATGGAATGAATGCTAAGAAAACAGTTTTCATTATTGGTGCAACCAACAGGCCTGATATAATTGACGCTGCCCTTCTCCGTCCTGGCCGTCTTGATCAGCTGATTTACATTCCTCTTCCTGATGAGGAATCACGTCTTCAGATCTTCAAGGCATGCTTAAGAAAGTCGCCCATTGCCAAAGATGTTGACCTTACAGTCCTTGCTAAATACACTCAAGGTTTCAGCGGCGCTGACATTACGGAAATATGCCAACGTGCTTGCAAATATGCTATCAGAGAGAACATTGAGAAA GACATTGAGAAGGAGAGGAGAAGCAGGGACAACCCCGAAGCCATGGAGGAAGATGTGGACGACGAAGTAGCTGAGATCAGGGCTTCTCACTTTGAGGAATCAATGAAGTATGCTCGGAGGAGTGTTAGCGATGCTGACATTCGCAAGTATCAGTCGTTTGCTCAGACGCTGCAGCAATCAAGAGGATTCGGTTCTGAATTCCGGTTTGCTGACAATACTAGTGGTTCTACTGCAGCCGATCCTTTCGCAGCTCCCACCGCTGCAGCCGATGACGATGACCTTTATAATTAG
- the LOC121793417 gene encoding UDP-glycosyltransferase 86A1-like produces MGEKKLHAIMIGFCYQGHTTPFTNLAINLASNGCAVTFVQTESVHHMLCKANGVNAANGDPFLGTNLDIRYATISDGLPPDFDRLLYYDDHWDSMYRHFPSRMDEVVGSLISSDPQLIHFLVADTFYSWPAAIARKYNISSVSFWTEPALVFAIDYHLDVLKERGYFPIKGDEEKKVVDFIPGVRPIEAKDLMSYFHDPDVSSTTSRIVWDAFEQVKYADFILINTLHELEDEAISAVNRKQPTYAIGPINFTKSVVPKSLWPETDCANWLDSKAPGSVLYFSFGSFAHSNKQLAEEIARGLLLSGVHFVWVIRDGADILPDGFEDESKAQGLIISWCNQNEVLSNPAIGGFLTHCGWNSILETIWCGVPMICYPFFVDQPTNRKLVVDDWKVGINLCDGPSVDRKEVAEKIKQLMSAETSISLRDEMNKMRMLMHKALDEQGSSQANFNQFLKDLKAKAEA; encoded by the exons ATGGGTGAGAAAAAGCTTCACGCCATTATGATTGGTTTCTGCTACCAAGGCCACACCACCCCCTTCACCAATCTGGCTATCAACCTTGCTTCCAACGGATGCGCCGTCACCTTCGTCCAAACCGAGTCCGTCCACCACATGTTATGCAAAGCCAACGGCGTCAACGCTGCGAACGGTGATCCCTTCCTAGGTACAAATCTCGACATACGTTACGCCACCATCAGCGATGGGCTGCCCCCGGACTTTGACAGGCTCCTCTACTACGACGACCACTGGGATTCCATGTACCGCCATTTCCCATCTCGCATGGATGAAGTCGTCGGAAGCTTAATCAGCTCGGACCCGCAGCTGATTCATTTCTTGGTGGCTGACACTTTCTATTCTTGGCCGGCGGCTATTGCCAGAAAATACAACATCTCGAGCGTCTCCTTCTGGACTGAGCCGGCTCTGGTTTTTGCCATCGACTATCATTTGGATGTCTTGAAAGAGAGAGGCTATTTCCCAATTAAAg GTGATGAGGAGAAGAAAGTGGTAGATTTTATACCAGGGGTTCGACCCATCGAGGCCAAGGATTTGATGTCGTATTTCCACGATCCGGATGTGAGTAGCACCACCAGCAGGATTGTGTGGGATGCATTTGAGCAGGTGAAGTATGCTGATTTTATTCTCATCAACACTCTACACGAGCTCGAGGATGAAGCGATTTCAGCTGTGAACCGAAAGCAGCCTACTTACGCAATTGGTCCTATCAACTTCACCAAATCTGTTGTCCCAAAGAGCCTATGGCCTGAAACAGATTGCGCGAATTGGCTCGATTCAAAGGCCCCCGGCTCTGTTTTGTATTTTTCGTTCGGCAGCTTTGCTCATAGCAACAAGCAGCTCGCTGAGGAGATAGCCCGCGGGCTTCTCCTCAGTGGAGTTCATTTTGTTTGGGTGATTCGCGATGGGGCGGACATTTTACCTGATGGGTTCGAGGATGAGAGCAAGGCTCAAGGGCTGATTATCTCATGGTGCAATCAGAATGAAGTGCTCTCGAATCCTGCGATTGGAGGATTCTTGACTCACTGTGGGTGGAACTCGATTCTGGAAACGATATGGTGCGGCGTTCCTATGATCTGCTATCCGTTTTTCGTTGATCAGCCGACTAACAGGAAACTAGTGGTTGATGACTGGAAGGTGGGGATTAATCTTTGCGATGGACCATCGGTAGATCGGAAAGAAGTTGCAGAGAAGATTAAGCAGTTGATGAGTGCTGAAACTTCAATCTCTCTGAGGGATGAGATGAACAAAATGAGGATGCTGATGCATAAGGCATTGGATGAACAAGGCTCATCGCAGGCAAATTTTAATCAATTTCTCAAAGATTTGAAGGCTAAGGCAGAGGCCTAA